From Tubulanus polymorphus chromosome 9, tnTubPoly1.2, whole genome shotgun sequence, a single genomic window includes:
- the LOC141910704 gene encoding EF-hand domain-containing family member C2-like — protein MALPLLPGNVFNGNLGKQKFHKSQQFDYRNEVPMMVGAEKPGIGGEPLPGQKLKPKSSVFPRGEGADLPAWVAFDRQVLCFDAYFQEGVNEKREEQYRVRGCKIYFYLEDDSIQVIEPRIKNSGVPQGTLIRRHKIMRPPPNDDEFYNVDDFNVGSELAMYGRTFKLTGCDEFTYNFLKKLGVRVNAPSSTPGDPYTSYRKCMDESMQPLRPYEKHDTLKQFLNYDRLVLRFYCIWDDTDSMFGDLREMVLHYFLADDTIEIREVIYPNSGRDAAPMFVRRGKLPKHVLNLKQPGVQTNRTVLNVFGPMGQGGRYILDSLKTGAVHTDFYTDSDLMIGVELNVLGRKIKICDCDTFTREYFRTKYGIEEFKPIEYRRGGGTKVTKQTPPYNGFGSEEDSLCSTEGLIPKPPKRDFIKFMQMDRHGLDSNVMRFLARMDTDKPIDADRRFIISYFLSDDTVQVFEPPVRNSGIIGGKFLERGKMKKPNQPRYSTQPAEFYTATDFFVGANVEFNCHKFILIDADEYAFAFMEMFPDSFPKASVKHVMKRLGELIKGKEDEIASFFRRNDADGRGVVGYDQFYSLMVQLVPGITHQEIMTLARHYSDQATDRPMEIVSLLAVVHEHLRKDNFEGFQSLLENFIHHDKDRAGSLTPELVRTAFRALHVPVPDDILRILLTKLAESNNGVVDYCALLQQLNWRENPVSMAPPLMLTGARADEWSGTETKNQITVIKYEDILKDMSC, from the exons ATGGCGTTGCCACTTTTACCTGGAAATGTCTTCAATGGCAAC CTCGGAAAACAGAAATTCCACAAATCGCAACAATTCGACTACCGCAACGAGGTGCCGATGATGGTCGGCGCCGAGAAGCCGGGCATCGGCGGCGAGCCGTTACCCGGGCAGAAACTGAAACCGAAGAGCAGCGTGTTCCCGCGCGGCGAAGGCGCCGATCTGCCGGCGTGGGTCGCGTTCGATCGACAGGTGTTGTGCTTCGACGCGTACTTCCAGGAGGGCGTCAACGAGAAACGCGAGGAACAGTACCGCGTACGCGGCTGTAAGATATACTTCTACCTCGAGGACGACTCGATTCAGGTGATCGAACCGCGCATCAAAAACAGCGGCGTACCGCAAG GAACTCTGATTCGTCGACACAAAATCATGCGACCACCACCGAACGACGACGAGTTCTACAACGTCGACGATTTCAACGTCGGTTCGGAATTAGCGATGTACGGACGAACGTTTAAACTCACCGGCTGCGACGAGTTCACATACAACTTCCTGAAGAAACTCGGAGTTCGCGTGAACGCGCCGAGCAGCACTCCCGGCGACCCCTATACGAGCTACAGGAAATGC ATGGATGAGAGTATGCAGCCGTTGCGTCCGTACGAGAAACACGACACGTTGAAACAGTTCCTCAATTATGATCGTCTCGTGTTGAGATTCTACTGTATTTGGGACGACACCGATTCCATGTTCGGCGACCTTCGCGAAATGGTCCTACATTATTTCCTGGCAGACGACACCATCGAAATCAGAGAG GTAATTTACCCGAATTCGGGGCGCGACGCGGCGCCGATGTTTGTCAGACGCGGCAAATTACCGAAACACGTGCTAAATCTGAAACAACCGGGCGTTCAGACTAATCGCACCGTCCTGAACGTGTTCGGTCCGATGGGACAAGGCGGACGGTACATCCTAGATAGTTTAAAG ACCGGAGCGGTTCACACTGATTTCTACACAGACAGTGATCTGATGATCGGAGTCGAATTGAACGTTTTGGGTCGGAAAATAAAAATCTGCGACTGCGACACCTTCACTCGGGAATACTTCAGAACTAAATACGGAATCG aaGAGTTCAAGCCGATCGAATACCGCCGCGGCGGCGGTACGAAGGTCACCAAGCAGACGCCACCGTACAACGGGTTCGGCTCCGAGGAGGACTCGCTCTGCTCGACGGAGGGCCTGATTCCGAAACCGCCGAAACGcgatttcatcaaattcatgCAGATGGACCGACACGGTTTGGACAGCAACGTCATGCGGTTCCTCGCGCGTATGGACACCGACAAGCCGATCGACGCCGATCGAAGATTTATCATTTCGTACTTCCTTTCCGACGATACGGTCCAAGTGTTCGAACCGCCCGTCAGGAATTCAG GTATAATCGGCGGAAAGTTCCTCGAACGAGGAAAGATGAAGAAACCGAATCAGCCGCGATACAGCACGCAACCGGCCGAATTTTACACGGCGACCGATTTCTTCGTCGGCGCCAATGTCGAATTTAACTGCCATAAATTCATTCTGATCGACGCCGACGAGTACGCGTTCGCATTCATGGAAATGTTCCCTGACAGC TTTCCGAAAGCGAGCGTGAAACACGTGATGAAACGTCTAGGCGAACTGATCAAGGGCAAAGAGGACGAGATCGCGTCGTTCTTCCGACGTAACGACGCCGACGGCCGCGGCGTCGTCGGCTACGACCAGTTCTACTCGTTGATGGTTCAACTCGTGCCGGGCATCACGCACCAGGAGATCATGACGCTCGCGCGGCACTACAGCGACCAGGCGACCGACCGGCCGATGGAGATCGTCTCGTTGCTGGCCGTCGTGCACGAGCACCTGAGGAAAGACAACTTCGAGGGATTCCAGAGTCTGCTCGAGAATTTCATACACCACGATAAAGACAG AGCTGGATCACTGACACCTGAACTAGTGAGAACGGCGTTCAGAGCTCTACATGTACCCGTACCGGACGACATACTTAGAATACTACTAACGAA ACTGGCCGAATCAAACAACGGTGTCGTCGACTACTGCGCGTTATTacagcagttgaactggcgCGAGAACCCCGTATCGATGGCGCCGCCACTCATGTTGACCGGGGCGCGTGCCGACGAATGGTCGGGCACCGAAACGAAAAACCAAATCACCGTCATCAAATACGAAGATATACTGAAAGATATGAGTTGTTGA
- the LOC141910706 gene encoding cx9C motif-containing protein 4-like, translating to MTSKMERGVDPCQKQACAIQYCLQNHSYKEEKCSAIIREMEKCCAKTAERRATSICCSGFQKRIQHRKR from the exons ATGACGTCGAAGATGGAAAGAGGCGTCGATCCTTGCCAGAAACAAGCCTGTGCAATACAATATTGTCTCCAAA ATCACAGTTATAAAGAAGAGAAATGCTCGGCGATTATTCGCGAAATGGAAAAATGCTGCGCGAAAACCGCCGAGAGAAGAGCGACGTCGATTTGCTGTTCCGGGTTTCAAAAACGAATTCAGCATCGAAAACGCTAA
- the LOC141911235 gene encoding uncharacterized protein LOC141911235, whose protein sequence is MGVGASKEPVLTFEKCETDIFIPHKKYRPFPFELRSRRRTICTKFRPTPPQKDLRSHLETGALNKRERSTNFDRYRGSFCAVSPNGAYLALICDPGVHFWIVVVEKPSRKFRVVGRVRRHEINRGCCNCKWSPDSQFIAFTSIDDNISLVDCRDKKRPALYLNVVDDFEKFDGRIANPRAFDFDPKSAHSVLAFATRGDVSKLHVYDVDEKAVVRSTVLTADEYVDEEEVELSKYGLSISLRYSHSGYVIAVTLGLRIQILNASDLYPGRYRAG, encoded by the exons ATGGGCGTAGGGGCATCGAAGGAGCCGGTTCTCACGTTCGAGAAATGCGAAACGGATATTTTCATCCCGCACAAAAAGTACCGGCCGTTTCCGTTCGAACTGCGCAGTCGACGGCGAACTATTTGTACCAAATTCAGACCGACGCCTCCGCAGAAAG ATCTGCGTTCACATCTGGAGACGGGCGCGCTCAATAAGCGAGAACGCTCGACGAATTTCGACCGCTATCGCGGTTCATTCTGTGCCGTGTCGCCGAACGGCGCGTACCTAGCGTTGATCTGTGATCCTGGCGTTCATTTTTGGATCGTGGTCGTCGAGAAACCCTCGAGAAAGTTCCGAGTCGTCGGTCGCGTGCGAAGGCACGAAATCAATCGCGGCTGCTGCAATTGTAAGTGGTCGCCGGATAGTCAGTTCATCGCCTTTACCTCAATTGACGATAACATATCTCTCGTCGATTGTCGCGATAAAAAACGCCCCGCGCTGTATTTGAACGTCGTCGatgatttcgaaaaattcGATGGTCGAATTGCGAACCCGCGAGCGTTCGACTTCGATCCGAAATCGGCGCATTCGGTTTTGGCGTTCGCGACGCGCGGCGACGTCAGTAAACTCCACGTTTACGATGTCGACGAGAAAGCGGTCGTTCGGTCGACGGTATTGACGGCAGACGAATACGTCGACGAAGAAGAGGTCGAGCTTTCAAAATATGGACTATCGATCTCATTACGATACAGTCACAGCGGATATGTAATCGCCGTCACGCTCGGATTGCGAATTCAGATTTTAAACGCGAGTGATTTATATCCTGGACGGTATCGCGCAGGATAA